Proteins encoded by one window of Rhodohalobacter sp. 614A:
- a CDS encoding Piwi domain-containing protein, with protein sequence MKSTDVTLNVIPLELEEKSKRFSFFESKPDNGTTFPLTPQEMPVNVADMYTEPIYTDFTENLLADMTVTVKYELSPRFAKHYLNYRIYQWFEDKAYLRKRNFIQNNEFYFKSGTDEKNDIAEFERYRIRGTYGRLTDGFELTIIYSGTMNVWLKPIYEYRGESTDFSTVVYQKELYRYENLMEQTGINRKEVFPVINRDVAAALNLPRPPWKKINKLKRYTENIDRFYKKFICDADFVEQFKPSPNGFLKVNNDSLNRIPVEASNLLFGEGITDKNPYEGLKSGGPFQPPPVSHIELFLIVSEKDAGTAGNQLYKMMRDGTGHFGGLNSFARIPVNHSEHHMTFSNTDNPLPEIRQKLQQMHWRENVHYGALYISPIHRDDPDPKKNQVYYRLKEELLKYDITSQVVDVDSVTNPSFAYYLPNISLALIAKLGGIPWTLERKQKNELVIGVGAYSPRRKQKKYLGSAFCFSNNGDFRSFDSFTADDHLMLAGSFQKAIKQFKEENEGVERLVIHFYKRMNREEARMIKRSLKELGLDIPIVIITIRKTASQDLVLSDRSVTHNLPLSGTWMKSGPGQYLLCNNTRFDLPDDSLKSFPFPIKVYIDIAGNPDGGDGQESYREWRNRHLNDNEWVEELLTQVYQFSRLNWQTIRVKALPVTVRYPEMVARKFPFFEGEAIPEFGKRNFWFL encoded by the coding sequence CCTATTGGCCGATATGACGGTAACCGTTAAGTATGAGTTAAGTCCGAGGTTTGCCAAACACTACTTAAACTATCGTATCTATCAATGGTTTGAGGATAAAGCGTACCTGAGAAAACGGAATTTTATACAGAACAACGAATTCTATTTTAAAAGCGGAACCGATGAGAAAAACGATATCGCAGAGTTTGAACGCTACCGTATACGGGGGACGTATGGAAGACTGACCGACGGCTTTGAGCTAACCATCATCTATTCAGGTACTATGAATGTCTGGTTGAAACCAATCTATGAATACCGGGGGGAATCGACCGATTTTTCAACGGTTGTGTATCAAAAAGAACTCTACAGGTATGAAAATTTGATGGAACAGACGGGAATCAACAGAAAAGAGGTATTTCCGGTTATAAATCGGGATGTGGCTGCTGCACTAAATTTACCGCGCCCTCCATGGAAAAAGATCAACAAACTGAAACGATATACGGAGAATATTGACCGCTTTTATAAAAAGTTTATCTGCGACGCCGATTTTGTCGAACAGTTTAAACCTTCCCCAAACGGATTCCTCAAAGTAAATAATGACAGCCTCAACCGAATTCCGGTAGAAGCGTCAAACCTGCTTTTTGGCGAAGGAATTACAGATAAAAATCCTTATGAAGGACTGAAGAGTGGAGGGCCTTTCCAGCCGCCGCCGGTTTCTCATATCGAACTGTTTTTAATCGTTTCGGAAAAGGATGCAGGTACAGCCGGCAATCAATTGTATAAAATGATGCGTGACGGAACAGGCCACTTCGGCGGACTGAATTCGTTTGCCCGCATCCCCGTGAATCACAGCGAACATCATATGACATTCTCGAATACTGACAATCCGCTGCCGGAGATACGTCAAAAACTTCAGCAGATGCACTGGAGAGAAAATGTACATTATGGTGCTCTCTATATCAGTCCTATTCACAGAGATGATCCTGATCCAAAAAAGAACCAAGTCTATTACCGTTTAAAGGAGGAATTGTTGAAGTATGATATTACCTCCCAGGTGGTTGATGTGGATTCAGTGACCAATCCGTCATTCGCCTATTATCTGCCCAATATTTCACTGGCGTTAATTGCTAAATTGGGAGGGATACCGTGGACACTTGAGCGCAAGCAGAAAAATGAACTGGTGATTGGAGTCGGTGCATACAGCCCGCGGCGAAAGCAAAAGAAGTATCTTGGCAGTGCATTTTGTTTTTCCAATAATGGAGATTTCCGGAGTTTTGATTCTTTTACAGCCGACGACCACCTGATGCTGGCCGGATCATTTCAAAAGGCGATTAAACAATTCAAAGAGGAGAATGAAGGGGTTGAACGGCTTGTGATTCATTTTTATAAGCGTATGAACCGCGAGGAAGCAAGGATGATTAAGCGGTCGCTGAAAGAGCTGGGTCTGGATATCCCAATTGTAATTATCACAATTCGAAAAACAGCATCGCAAGACCTTGTACTGAGCGATCGTTCTGTTACTCATAATCTTCCGCTTAGCGGAACCTGGATGAAAAGCGGTCCCGGCCAATATTTGCTGTGCAATAATACACGTTTCGATTTGCCGGATGATTCCCTCAAATCGTTCCCATTTCCGATTAAGGTGTATATCGATATAGCGGGAAATCCCGATGGAGGCGACGGTCAGGAATCCTATCGAGAGTGGAGAAACCGGCACCTGAATGACAATGAATGGGTGGAAGAGCTATTGACACAGGTATACCAGTTCAGCCGCCTGAATTGGCAAACGATACGTGTAAAAGCATTGCCGGTTACCGTTCGGTATCCCGAAATGGTTGCGCGGAAGTTTCCTTTTTTTGAAGGTGAGGCCATACCAGAGTTTGGAAAGCGAAATTTTTGGTTTTTGTGA
- a CDS encoding RNA polymerase sigma factor, with protein sequence MTQKEFEHLYDSYVTSVARFLSHYTKKTDQLEDWVQIVFFKLWKYRESVDVDGEYLKTYLLKIARNVALTQLSKEKQEIVEYKADMNEIPKSEEVEEWYTHAGEEQKPGIFMEKYNDVFDKIPPRAQEVYQLSREEGLTYQEIAETLQISPKTVEVHISKALHVLRKELEEFQG encoded by the coding sequence ATGACACAAAAAGAATTTGAACACCTATATGATTCTTATGTAACCTCGGTTGCCCGTTTTCTTTCCCACTATACCAAGAAAACGGATCAGCTTGAAGATTGGGTTCAAATTGTTTTTTTTAAACTTTGGAAGTATCGAGAGAGCGTAGATGTCGACGGAGAGTATTTAAAAACCTATCTACTTAAAATTGCCAGGAATGTAGCCTTGACACAATTGTCTAAAGAGAAACAAGAAATAGTAGAGTATAAGGCAGACATGAATGAAATTCCAAAGTCTGAAGAAGTTGAAGAGTGGTATACTCATGCTGGTGAAGAGCAAAAGCCTGGTATTTTTATGGAAAAGTATAATGATGTATTTGATAAAATTCCCCCCCGGGCACAGGAAGTGTACCAATTAAGTCGTGAAGAGGGACTAACCTATCAAGAAATTGCCGAAACTCTTCAAATATCTCCGAAAACAGTCGAAGTACACATTAGTAAAGCTCTACATGTGCTCAGAAAGGAATTGGAAGAATTTCAGGGATAA
- a CDS encoding FecR family protein, giving the protein MDSKKPNIRLLKAYLDGNCTNKEIRQVEQWLDQSPENIDFLEGLLNPDENLLTNFNKKKVKAGILEKIQGEDYKDLQVSTNRKVVTTQMISHSMNFWGSPQKAWMFRAAAIILVVATSLMTVWLMDVNEEASEPFFSQVTSPVRTITTRTLPDGTRVELNANSTLKYPSSFSASERNVYLEGEAFFDVESDKKRPFKVHSGQLTTTVLGTEFNVKYIPELGDVEVALVEGRVQVGVADKKSLSSSVTLEPNQWVRYSSTDNQMAVGEGIQTKILWREGILEFKDNTLTEVASTLQNWYGVEILIDDSAANEIKVTGTFENESLEHVLETLNFVAGIEYKMERNTDNEVDKVILSSKE; this is encoded by the coding sequence ATGGACAGTAAAAAACCAAATATTCGACTTTTAAAAGCTTACCTGGATGGGAATTGTACGAACAAAGAAATCCGGCAAGTGGAACAGTGGTTGGACCAATCACCTGAAAATATTGACTTTTTAGAGGGTTTATTGAACCCAGATGAAAATTTGTTAACTAATTTTAACAAGAAAAAGGTCAAAGCCGGTATTCTAGAGAAAATTCAAGGGGAAGATTATAAAGATCTTCAGGTTTCTACGAACAGAAAAGTGGTCACAACCCAAATGATTTCTCATTCTATGAACTTTTGGGGTAGTCCACAAAAAGCATGGATGTTCCGTGCTGCTGCAATAATCTTGGTGGTTGCTACCAGTTTGATGACCGTATGGTTGATGGACGTAAATGAAGAAGCTTCCGAACCTTTTTTCAGCCAAGTTACCAGCCCAGTTCGAACCATAACCACGAGAACATTACCTGATGGCACCCGTGTAGAGTTGAACGCAAATAGTACATTGAAATATCCTTCATCCTTTTCGGCGAGTGAACGGAATGTATATTTGGAGGGGGAAGCATTTTTTGATGTAGAGTCCGACAAAAAAAGACCATTTAAAGTACACTCGGGCCAATTAACCACAACAGTATTAGGGACCGAATTTAATGTAAAATATATCCCTGAATTGGGTGATGTAGAAGTAGCTTTGGTAGAGGGAAGGGTTCAGGTAGGGGTGGCCGATAAAAAGAGTTTGAGTTCTTCTGTAACACTTGAACCCAATCAATGGGTCAGGTATTCAAGTACTGATAACCAAATGGCAGTTGGGGAGGGTATTCAAACAAAAATACTCTGGCGTGAAGGTATTTTGGAGTTTAAAGACAATACACTGACTGAAGTTGCCTCAACTCTTCAAAACTGGTACGGGGTTGAAATCTTAATAGATGATTCTGCTGCCAACGAAATAAAAGTAACCGGAACGTTTGAAAATGAAAGCCTGGAGCATGTATTGGAAACACTGAATTTTGTGGCTGGGATAGAATATAAAATGGAAAGAAACACAGATAACGAAGTAGATAAAGTAATTTTAAGCAGCAAAGAATAG
- a CDS encoding SusC/RagA family TonB-linked outer membrane protein: MKKTVLRKLGKMSRLTIAALFLVCLCSNMIHASEKVEAQTLHDVQIQVAINKANLAELFELVENQTRFRFVYPASLKRDVQTSFDFNYNSISVADLLKAVGAQTGLWFRQINSTIAVNTENVWLKEEGDELISPMEEQSQEVYGHVTDGQSGEALPGVNILVLDSEERAGRIIGTQTDSDGNYSISVPEGLNTLGFSYIGYERLEVEIDGRTEVDVQLTPDVQMLEDLVVVGYGFERRKDLTGSITTVEGEELNARNGTQLSQTLQGFMPGVMVTRNSSLPGSSADIRIRGITTIGDSQPLIIVDGVPYENIDDINENDIDQITVLKDAAAASIYGARAAAGVILISTKNAEVGEINFEFDSNYGFEKPTRWPGTVGPIRYMEMFNEMQWNDAGNPEDGEFTTFSRDEIANWIERNKTNPNQYPLTDWNSLLINDYAPKHNHQFTLSHGSEFIKTRASIQYEKTDALYDYRSYERVMTRLNNDITFTDYLSTNVDISFNRSITERPSANPLYSSYKYAPIYSAMYDDGRISGGKDGSNMYALLHNGGFEDTWINKFNGRVSLDFKPLDKLIITGVLAPTFHSFKTKDFNKKISYTDANDPTQIAGYISGYNETSLYEDRIDRQTLTKQLLVNYQVSFLNKHNLNFLAGYEDYSYFQESLNGQSIGFQLNDFPYLNLGNRDNMINNGNAIESAYRSLFGRLKYDYFSTYYLQVNFRADGSSRFHPNHRWGYFPSISGGWVVSNEAFMSNIKPLSYLKLRGSWGSLGNERIGYYPYQASINFATDALFWQGNNIMSRLAAAQVNYAVRDISWETTKTWDVGIDANFFDNKLEISFDYYEKQTKDMLLKLEIPDFIGFEDPDQNAGTMHTKGWDIELGWRDQIRDFEYSVSFNVSDFKSTMGDLSGTVFLGDQIIREDSEYNEWYGYLSDGIFQTQEEVENSPVLVSNTRPGDLKYVDISGPEGEPDGEITPEHDKVLLGGSLPRLIFGSNINLNYKNFGISLAIQGVAKQNSRIIPDMVMPFQANWLSPPDIIDGNYWSYNNTEEENLNAKYPRLSNMVADNNYVMSDHWLIDGSYIRLKNISISYTIPQKITERLALDLITIHSSISDLFSFDNYPDGWDPEMAGNSYISQTFNFGVNVKF; the protein is encoded by the coding sequence ATGAAAAAAACAGTATTGAGGAAACTGGGTAAGATGTCTCGCCTAACGATTGCAGCCCTTTTTCTTGTGTGTCTATGCTCAAATATGATACATGCCTCGGAAAAGGTAGAAGCACAAACACTTCACGACGTTCAAATTCAAGTCGCTATCAATAAAGCTAATCTGGCAGAGTTGTTTGAATTGGTCGAGAATCAAACCAGGTTTCGGTTTGTTTACCCGGCTTCTTTGAAAAGGGATGTCCAAACTTCTTTTGATTTTAACTACAACTCCATTTCAGTTGCTGATCTATTGAAGGCTGTAGGGGCACAAACCGGACTGTGGTTTAGACAGATAAACTCAACTATTGCCGTAAATACGGAGAATGTTTGGTTAAAAGAAGAGGGGGATGAGCTCATATCGCCGATGGAAGAACAATCTCAAGAAGTTTATGGTCATGTTACTGACGGACAAAGTGGAGAAGCGCTTCCCGGAGTAAATATACTTGTTTTGGATTCAGAAGAAAGGGCCGGAAGAATAATAGGTACACAAACTGATTCAGACGGTAATTATTCTATCAGCGTACCAGAGGGGTTGAATACTTTGGGGTTTTCATATATAGGATATGAGCGTTTGGAGGTTGAAATCGATGGCAGAACAGAGGTTGATGTTCAGCTGACCCCGGATGTTCAGATGCTAGAGGATTTGGTAGTGGTGGGGTATGGATTTGAAAGAAGGAAGGATTTAACTGGTTCGATTACTACTGTTGAGGGGGAAGAATTAAATGCAAGAAATGGCACCCAATTATCTCAAACACTACAAGGATTTATGCCAGGTGTCATGGTAACAAGAAATAGTAGTTTGCCAGGCTCTTCTGCTGATATAAGGATCAGAGGTATTACGACTATAGGTGATAGTCAGCCTTTAATAATTGTTGATGGTGTTCCATATGAAAACATTGATGACATTAATGAGAATGATATTGACCAGATAACCGTCTTGAAAGATGCCGCAGCAGCATCAATCTATGGTGCACGAGCAGCTGCAGGTGTGATTCTAATATCAACAAAAAATGCAGAGGTAGGTGAAATTAACTTTGAGTTTGATTCTAATTATGGGTTTGAAAAACCAACAAGATGGCCAGGAACAGTTGGGCCCATTAGGTATATGGAGATGTTCAATGAAATGCAGTGGAATGATGCTGGGAATCCTGAAGATGGTGAGTTTACAACATTCTCCAGAGATGAAATTGCCAACTGGATCGAAAGAAATAAAACCAATCCAAATCAGTATCCATTAACTGATTGGAATAGCTTATTGATTAATGACTATGCACCTAAACATAATCATCAATTTACCCTGAGCCATGGGAGTGAGTTTATTAAGACAAGGGCATCAATTCAGTATGAAAAAACTGATGCTCTATACGATTACCGGAGTTATGAAAGGGTAATGACAAGATTAAATAATGATATTACTTTTACGGATTATCTATCGACAAATGTTGATATTTCGTTTAACAGAAGTATAACAGAAAGGCCTTCTGCCAATCCTCTTTATTCATCATATAAGTATGCACCTATATATTCGGCAATGTACGATGATGGAAGAATTTCGGGTGGTAAAGATGGATCAAATATGTATGCACTTCTACACAATGGTGGATTTGAGGATACGTGGATCAATAAATTTAATGGAAGAGTTTCTTTAGACTTTAAGCCCCTTGATAAACTAATTATTACAGGAGTACTGGCCCCAACTTTCCATTCCTTCAAAACTAAGGATTTTAATAAAAAGATAAGTTATACCGATGCAAATGATCCTACTCAAATAGCTGGGTATATATCTGGTTATAATGAGACATCACTATATGAGGATCGAATAGATCGACAAACTCTGACAAAACAGTTACTTGTAAACTATCAAGTTTCTTTTTTAAATAAACATAATCTGAATTTTTTAGCAGGCTATGAAGATTATTCATATTTCCAAGAATCTTTAAATGGACAGAGCATTGGCTTTCAGCTAAATGATTTTCCTTATCTCAATCTTGGAAACAGAGATAATATGATAAATAATGGAAATGCTATCGAGTCTGCATATCGTTCATTATTTGGTCGGTTAAAGTATGATTATTTCAGTACATATTATCTTCAAGTTAATTTTAGAGCCGATGGTTCATCTAGATTTCATCCAAATCACAGGTGGGGCTATTTTCCTTCTATATCTGGGGGGTGGGTTGTTTCGAATGAAGCGTTTATGTCGAACATTAAGCCACTATCATACTTAAAACTGAGAGGTTCATGGGGAAGTTTAGGAAATGAGAGAATTGGGTACTATCCATATCAGGCATCAATAAACTTTGCTACAGATGCACTTTTTTGGCAAGGTAATAACATTATGTCAAGATTGGCGGCCGCGCAAGTTAATTATGCTGTAAGAGACATTTCATGGGAAACTACAAAGACTTGGGATGTAGGAATTGACGCCAACTTTTTTGACAATAAGTTAGAAATATCCTTCGATTATTACGAAAAACAGACGAAAGACATGCTATTGAAGCTGGAAATTCCTGACTTTATTGGTTTTGAGGATCCAGATCAGAATGCAGGCACAATGCACACAAAGGGTTGGGATATAGAATTAGGCTGGCGAGATCAAATCAGAGATTTCGAATATTCAGTTTCGTTTAATGTTTCCGATTTTAAATCAACTATGGGTGACCTTAGTGGTACTGTTTTTCTTGGTGACCAAATAATCAGAGAAGATAGTGAGTACAATGAATGGTATGGTTATTTGTCAGATGGGATCTTTCAAACACAGGAAGAGGTTGAAAATTCACCTGTTCTTGTTTCTAATACTCGTCCTGGTGATTTGAAGTATGTTGACATTTCTGGGCCAGAAGGAGAGCCGGATGGGGAGATAACCCCCGAGCACGATAAGGTACTCTTAGGTGGATCACTGCCACGATTAATATTTGGTAGTAATATTAATCTTAATTACAAAAACTTTGGAATTTCTTTAGCCATACAAGGTGTAGCTAAACAAAACAGTAGAATAATTCCAGACATGGTTATGCCATTCCAGGCAAACTGGTTATCTCCACCAGATATAATTGATGGTAATTATTGGAGCTACAATAATACGGAAGAGGAGAACCTCAACGCAAAGTACCCCAGATTGTCCAATATGGTTGCGGATAACAATTATGTAATGTCTGATCATTGGCTAATTGATGGTTCGTATATCAGATTAAAAAACATTTCAATCAGCTACACAATACCTCAAAAAATAACTGAAAGATTAGCATTGGATCTGATAACAATACATTCCTCTATTTCAGACCTTTTCAGCTTTGATAATTATCCTGATGGTTGGGATCCTGAAATGGCGGGTAATTCATATATCTCACAAACATTCAATTTTGGTGTCAATGTTAAATTTTAA
- a CDS encoding RagB/SusD family nutrient uptake outer membrane protein, producing MKTNIFILLFGFILTVSCTDLNLDPLSEASSGNWYSNPDQVELALNDFYREYLWLLERNFQTDRWTDDWAQRQVAYSFAVGSITSEWGDAEEVWSNTYKGISRANRIIENLVELEGKFPSEQINELKAEASFFRANFYARLITLYGDVPFYTDEISINEAFEMGRTDREVVLEQVYTDFDYAINHLPLNNTGSGGEFRADKGAALAMKARTALYMSDWSMVVESTEAVMNLDKYSLYPDYGEYFRSKEIESETIFAIPRDYSLGNYSSSRGFILRTAGGTADAQPSWGLLAAYLNTDGLPIDESPLFDPKYPFENRDPRLTETIVEHGTEHVGFIYQPHPDTLEVLNVETGEMVTNRDSKANTPWAAFDCLMLKKWVTNSWKASDGRYNDQPLIIIRYADLLLMYAEAKIELNEIDQSVLEAINKVRARAYKTDISAIHEYPAITTTNQTELQKIVRLERRMELAWEGRRYWDLLRWRMFEEAYKPYYGHHPLALLKERITDPGLWFWPWTPEIDENGIADFGPMHDAGLIALYIERNFDEKQYLWPIPNSEVLANENIKQNPGY from the coding sequence ATGAAAACTAACATATTTATTTTACTTTTTGGATTTATTCTAACGGTTTCATGTACCGATTTAAATTTAGATCCGCTATCCGAAGCTTCCAGTGGAAACTGGTATTCAAATCCAGATCAGGTTGAATTAGCTTTAAATGATTTTTATAGAGAGTATTTATGGTTACTCGAGAGGAATTTTCAAACGGATAGATGGACTGACGATTGGGCCCAAAGACAAGTAGCCTATTCATTTGCTGTAGGGTCAATCACTAGTGAGTGGGGCGATGCTGAAGAGGTTTGGAGTAATACCTATAAAGGAATAAGCAGAGCTAATAGAATAATAGAAAATTTAGTTGAACTTGAAGGAAAATTTCCAAGTGAACAAATTAACGAATTAAAAGCTGAGGCTAGTTTCTTTCGAGCCAATTTCTATGCTAGGTTAATAACTCTCTACGGCGATGTTCCATTTTATACAGATGAAATATCTATCAATGAAGCTTTTGAAATGGGAAGAACAGATCGGGAAGTAGTGTTGGAACAAGTCTATACAGATTTTGACTATGCAATAAATCACTTACCGTTAAACAATACTGGATCTGGAGGTGAATTTCGTGCCGATAAAGGAGCTGCTTTAGCAATGAAAGCAAGAACTGCATTATATATGTCCGATTGGTCCATGGTTGTCGAATCTACAGAAGCGGTCATGAACTTAGATAAATATTCACTATATCCAGATTACGGAGAATATTTTAGGTCAAAAGAAATTGAATCTGAAACTATTTTTGCTATTCCAAGGGACTATTCTTTAGGAAATTACTCTAGTTCAAGAGGGTTCATACTTAGAACAGCCGGAGGAACTGCAGATGCTCAGCCTTCATGGGGGCTATTAGCGGCCTATTTGAATACGGATGGACTACCTATTGATGAATCTCCATTATTTGATCCGAAATATCCTTTTGAAAATCGGGACCCAAGACTTACAGAGACCATAGTTGAACATGGTACTGAGCATGTGGGGTTTATATATCAACCGCATCCAGATACATTGGAAGTATTAAATGTTGAAACAGGGGAGATGGTTACAAATAGAGATAGTAAGGCTAATACTCCTTGGGCAGCTTTTGATTGCTTAATGTTAAAGAAATGGGTGACCAATTCTTGGAAAGCCAGTGATGGAAGATATAATGACCAGCCTTTAATAATTATTAGATATGCAGATTTATTATTGATGTATGCTGAAGCCAAAATTGAACTGAATGAAATTGATCAATCTGTTTTAGAAGCTATTAATAAAGTTAGAGCACGAGCTTATAAAACGGATATTTCAGCTATTCATGAATATCCTGCCATTACTACCACAAATCAAACAGAACTTCAAAAGATTGTAAGACTTGAAAGAAGGATGGAATTGGCGTGGGAAGGCCGTAGATACTGGGACCTTTTGAGATGGAGAATGTTTGAAGAAGCTTATAAACCGTACTATGGTCATCACCCCTTGGCCCTTTTAAAAGAAAGAATAACAGATCCAGGATTATGGTTTTGGCCTTGGACTCCTGAAATCGATGAAAATGGTATTGCTGATTTTGGCCCCATGCATGACGCTGGTTTAATAGCTCTTTATATAGAGCGAAATTTTGATGAAAAACAGTATTTGTGGCCAATTCCCAACTCTGAGGTTCTTGCAAATGAAAATATTAAACAGAATCCGGGTTACTAA
- a CDS encoding glycerophosphodiester phosphodiesterase family protein, with translation MHRKQLIMKPFYIFLLILLPVISNAQKAESNSNYLSFPTPNALHEYFKYHENAKPIIQGHRGTVENELPENSIAAFEYVLEHTEAIFEIDPRLTRDSVIVVFHDETLERTTNGKGKLIDYTWEELQQFNLKDDKGNPTKYKIPSLSEVLEWGRGKTAFILDKKNVPLHLTANIIREKNAESFTIPLVRSVEEASFYYEDNNARMFSISLRSTQEFQNYLDLGISPSQMFIAAGTTIKNERQELYDTISEYKVRYLIASASSYDKLETQSKRAEAYRNIIRNGASMIESNYPIEVAHALAGLPD, from the coding sequence ATGCATAGAAAACAATTGATAATGAAACCTTTTTATATTTTTCTTTTAATTTTACTACCTGTTATATCCAATGCTCAAAAAGCAGAAAGTAACAGCAATTATCTGTCTTTCCCCACTCCTAATGCATTACATGAATACTTTAAATATCATGAAAATGCCAAACCCATCATTCAGGGACATAGAGGAACTGTAGAAAATGAACTTCCGGAGAACTCTATTGCAGCTTTTGAATATGTTTTAGAGCACACAGAAGCTATTTTTGAAATTGATCCAAGATTAACAAGAGATAGTGTAATCGTAGTATTTCATGATGAAACGCTGGAACGCACCACAAATGGGAAAGGAAAGCTCATTGATTATACGTGGGAAGAGTTGCAACAATTTAATTTGAAGGATGATAAGGGGAATCCAACCAAATATAAAATACCCTCGCTTTCTGAGGTACTTGAATGGGGACGGGGTAAGACCGCATTTATACTTGATAAAAAGAATGTTCCTCTACATTTGACGGCGAATATAATTCGGGAGAAAAATGCAGAATCTTTTACCATTCCATTAGTGAGAAGTGTAGAAGAAGCTTCGTTTTACTATGAGGACAATAATGCAAGAATGTTTTCAATTTCACTTAGATCTACCCAAGAATTTCAAAACTATCTTGATTTAGGGATTTCTCCTTCCCAGATGTTTATCGCAGCAGGCACAACTATAAAAAACGAAAGACAAGAACTTTACGACACCATATCCGAATATAAAGTTCGATACCTAATAGCATCAGCTTCTTCGTACGACAAGCTTGAAACTCAAAGTAAACGTGCAGAGGCATATCGTAATATCATTAGAAATGGAGCCTCAATGATAGAGTCGAATTACCCAATTGAAGTAGCGCACGCATTAGCGGGGCTTCCAGACTGA